Proteins from a single region of Macaca thibetana thibetana isolate TM-01 chromosome 4, ASM2454274v1, whole genome shotgun sequence:
- the GLYATL3 gene encoding glycine N-acyltransferase-like protein 3, with translation MLVLNCSTKLLILEKMLKSCFPESLKVYGAVMNINRGNPFQKEVVLDSWPDFKAVITRRQREAETDNLDYYTNAYAVFYKDVRAYRQLLEECDVFNWNQVFQIQGLQSELYDVSKAVANSKQLNVKLTSFKAVHLSPVSTLPDTSFLKGPFPRLTYLTVAEADLLNRTWSRGGNEQCLRYIANLIACFPSVCVRDEKGNPVSWSITDQFATICHGYTLPEHRRKGYSRLVALTLARKLQSRGFPSQGNVLDDNTASIGLLKSLHAEFLPCRFHRLILTPATFSGLPHL, from the exons GTTTATGGAGCAGTGATGAACATAAATCGTGGGAACCCCTTTCAAAAGGAAGTGGTGTTGGATTCATGGCCGGATTTCAAAGCTGTTATCACCCGACGACAAAGAGAG GCTGAGACAGATAACCTTGATTATTATACTAATGCCTATGCTGTGTTCTACAAGGATGTCAGGGCTTATCGACAGCTATTGGAAGAATGTGATGTTTTTAACTGGAACCAAGTTTTTCAAATACAAG GGTTGCAGAGTGAGTTATATGATGTTTCCAAAGCGGTTGCCAACTCAAAGCAGTTGAATGTAAAGCTAACTTCCTTCAAGGCTGttcatctttctcctgtttcAACTCTGCCAGATACCAGTTTCCT CAAGGGGCCTTTCCCACGACTAACCTACCTGACTGTTGCCGAAGCAGATCTACTCAACCGGACTTGGTCAAGGGGTGGCAATGAACAATGTCTCCGGTACATCGCCAACCTCATCGCCTGCTTCCCTAGTGTGTGTGTCCGGGATGAGAAGGGAAACCCGGTCTCCTGGTCCATCACAGACCAGTTTGCCACCATATGCCATGGGTACACCCTGCCAGAACATCGCAGGAAAGGTTACAGCCGGCTGGTGGCCCTCACGCTGGCTAGGAAGTTGCAAAGCCGGGGATTCCCCTCTCAGGGGAACGTCCTGGATGACAACACGGCATCTATAGGCCTACTGAAGAGTCTCCACGCTGAGTTCTTGCCTTGTCGCTTCCACAGGCTTATTCTCACCCCTGCGACTTTCTCTGGCCTGCCTCACCTCTAG